One window from the genome of Salvia miltiorrhiza cultivar Shanhuang (shh) chromosome 7, IMPLAD_Smil_shh, whole genome shotgun sequence encodes:
- the LOC130994940 gene encoding protein NRT1/ PTR FAMILY 2.13-like, with the protein MDRHLGPNFQIPGGSLGVISMITVALWIPVYDRVVVPSVKKVTKVEGGITLLQRMGIGLVFSILLIVVSGLVERMRRASALAHAGPGGTTTLTVFWLAPQLMLMGFAEAFNIIGQIEFYNKEFPENMTSLANSLFSCTMAGASYISAALVNIVHHTTATRAHPDWLTKDINQGRLENLYFLIAGLGVLNFGYFIWAARGYQYKTKIRIDDEHVELVDKENQKSLV; encoded by the coding sequence ATGGACCGCCACCTCGGTCCCAACTTTCAGATCCCGGGCGGGTCGCTCGGGGTCATCTCGATGATCACGGTGGCGCTATGGATCCCCGTGTACGACCGGGTGGTGGTGCCGTCCGTGAAGAAGGTCACCAAGGTGGAAGGTGGCATCACCTTGCTCCAGAGGATGGGGATCGGGCTCGTGTTCTCCATCCTCTTGATAGTAGTGTCCGGCCTGGTCGAGCGGATGAGAAGGGCCTCTGCCCTAGCTCACGCTGGACCAGGCGGGACCACTACCCTAACGGTCTTCTGGCTGGCCCCGCAGCTGATGCTGATGGGGTTCGCCGAGGCATTCAATATCATTGGACAGATTGAGTTTTATAATAAAGAATTCCCGGAAAATATGACTAGTTTGGCAAACTCGTTGTTCTCGTGCACAATGGCGGGGGCGAGCTATATAAGTGCGGCGTTGGTGAACATCGTGCACCACACAACTGCCACGCGCGCCCATCCCGATTGGTTGACCAAAGATATTAACCAGGGAAGGCTCGAGAACTTGTATTTCTTGATCGCCGGCTTGGGCGTCTTGAATTTCGGATACTTTATTTGGGCGGCGCGTGGATATCAGTACAAGACCAAGATCAGAAttgatgatgagcatgttgaGCTTGTTgacaaagaaaatcaaaaatcaCTAGTATGA